The proteins below come from a single Halomonas binhaiensis genomic window:
- a CDS encoding monovalent cation/H+ antiporter subunit A translates to MTLLWIPMLTLLGVLVPALTAQRGRPICTLATAALPTLALILTLAQFPAIADGEYPRVALEWMPQLGLDLAFRLDGLSLLFNILILGIGLLILLYAHYYLDKSESHGRFYAYLILFMASMVGIVMADNLLVLWIFWEMTSLSSFLLIGFWSHRSEARKGARMAMTVTGAGGLALLAGFLLLGDIVGSFDMQTVLDSADIILADPRYPLVLVLVLLGAFTKSAQFPFHFWLPHAMAAPTPVSAYLHSATMVKAGIFLMARLHPALAGSELWSALVAVIGITTMVYAAWFALVESDLKGILAFSTVSHLGLITVLLGIGSPMAVLAALFHILNHATFKAALFMCSGIIDHEAGTRDLSRLGKLAKAMPITCLVMSVAGAAMAGFPLFNGFLSKEMFFESTLHTQALGGLSLMLPVLATIGGALSVGYSVRLVHAVFFAEPRHAPPKHPHEPPRLMRAPAELLAALCVAIGLFPALIATWLLAPAVEAVLQAPLEFHLAIWHGFNLPLAMSGAAAAAGITAYVLHRYIRRFIRDFPSRNANLIFEGAVQYISDKAEVITEFFDNGSLQRFMALLIGTALLMGAIGLFQVETLTGPKGNQPLDGVLILGAMLLIFTGIGTAVTHRQRLLSLIMLSVVGLIVSLTFARFSAPDLALTQLSVEVVTMILLMLALFFLPQKTPRESSPSRSLRDVIMCSGLGVVIAALNYAVLTRDTNTISSFFLENSVPGGGGHNAVNVILVDFRGFDTLGEITVLAIAGLAILKLLNRLRLFMPHSDSEGRIWCPDRYPMILTTVSQPVLPLALLVSVFIFLRGHNLPGGGFIAGLITAVGLILIYMARGVDWTQQRLAFPFQPIAILGVGIATLTGFGSWLFGYPFLTSSYDHFHIPLIGDLELATALLFDLGVYLAVVGATLMILANLGKVTTSHRPSKDDSTPIPSGLHRTDISDTANPNPDAKETV, encoded by the coding sequence ATGACATTGCTTTGGATCCCCATGCTGACTTTGCTGGGCGTGCTCGTACCAGCATTGACGGCTCAACGAGGCCGGCCAATATGCACCTTGGCGACCGCCGCCCTTCCTACTCTGGCACTGATCCTGACTCTGGCTCAGTTTCCCGCCATTGCCGACGGAGAATATCCCAGAGTCGCGCTGGAATGGATGCCACAGCTCGGTCTCGATCTGGCCTTTCGCCTTGATGGGCTATCACTGCTGTTCAACATTCTGATCCTCGGCATCGGTTTGTTGATTCTGCTCTATGCCCACTACTACCTGGACAAGAGTGAAAGCCATGGACGCTTCTATGCTTATCTGATCCTGTTCATGGCGTCCATGGTCGGTATCGTCATGGCCGACAACCTGCTGGTCCTGTGGATCTTCTGGGAAATGACCAGCCTGTCGTCCTTTCTCCTGATCGGCTTCTGGTCTCACCGCAGTGAAGCGCGCAAGGGCGCGCGCATGGCCATGACCGTGACCGGAGCGGGAGGCCTCGCCCTGCTGGCAGGTTTTCTGTTGCTGGGGGATATCGTCGGCAGCTTCGACATGCAGACCGTACTCGATAGTGCGGACATCATCCTCGCGGATCCTCGTTATCCGCTGGTGTTGGTCCTGGTTCTGCTCGGCGCCTTCACGAAATCTGCCCAGTTTCCTTTCCACTTCTGGTTGCCCCATGCCATGGCGGCGCCGACGCCAGTATCGGCCTATCTGCACTCTGCAACGATGGTCAAGGCCGGCATTTTCCTGATGGCCCGCCTGCACCCTGCCCTGGCCGGCAGCGAACTATGGTCGGCGCTGGTGGCGGTCATCGGTATCACCACCATGGTCTACGCCGCCTGGTTCGCTCTCGTCGAGTCCGACCTGAAGGGTATCCTGGCATTCTCAACCGTCAGCCATCTCGGCCTGATCACGGTGCTGTTAGGCATCGGCAGCCCGATGGCCGTACTAGCGGCGCTCTTCCACATTCTCAACCATGCCACCTTCAAGGCGGCCTTGTTCATGTGTTCGGGGATCATCGACCACGAGGCTGGCACCCGAGACCTCTCACGGCTGGGCAAACTGGCCAAGGCCATGCCAATCACCTGCCTGGTGATGAGCGTCGCAGGCGCCGCGATGGCTGGCTTCCCCTTGTTCAATGGCTTTCTGTCCAAGGAGATGTTCTTCGAGTCCACTCTGCATACCCAGGCGCTGGGTGGCCTGAGCCTGATGCTGCCGGTACTGGCCACCATCGGCGGAGCGCTTTCCGTGGGCTACTCCGTACGTCTGGTGCATGCGGTATTCTTCGCCGAACCACGCCATGCTCCTCCCAAGCACCCCCACGAGCCACCGCGCCTAATGCGGGCTCCTGCAGAGCTGCTGGCGGCACTGTGCGTAGCGATAGGATTGTTTCCTGCCCTGATTGCCACCTGGCTGTTGGCTCCTGCTGTGGAAGCTGTGCTGCAAGCCCCCCTGGAGTTCCATCTCGCCATTTGGCATGGCTTCAACCTGCCCTTGGCCATGAGCGGGGCCGCTGCTGCTGCCGGCATCACAGCCTATGTGCTGCATCGATACATCCGGCGTTTCATTCGCGATTTCCCGTCACGCAATGCCAATCTGATCTTCGAAGGCGCGGTCCAGTACATCTCCGACAAGGCCGAAGTGATAACAGAGTTCTTCGATAATGGCTCGTTGCAGCGCTTCATGGCGCTTTTGATTGGCACTGCCCTATTGATGGGCGCCATTGGCCTGTTCCAGGTAGAAACGCTGACCGGCCCCAAAGGTAACCAGCCCCTGGATGGTGTCTTGATCCTTGGCGCGATGCTGTTGATCTTCACGGGTATCGGCACAGCCGTTACTCACCGACAGCGCCTGCTTTCGTTGATCATGCTGTCGGTGGTGGGCCTGATCGTATCGCTGACCTTTGCCCGTTTCTCGGCACCTGACCTTGCATTGACACAGTTGTCGGTGGAAGTGGTGACAATGATCCTGCTGATGCTGGCACTGTTCTTCCTGCCCCAGAAGACGCCTCGGGAATCCTCTCCCAGCCGTTCACTGCGCGATGTCATCATGTGCAGCGGGCTTGGTGTCGTGATTGCGGCACTCAACTATGCCGTACTGACCCGCGACACCAACACCATCTCCTCCTTTTTCCTCGAGAATAGCGTCCCTGGCGGTGGCGGACATAATGCGGTCAACGTCATCCTGGTGGACTTCCGCGGCTTCGATACGCTGGGTGAGATCACGGTCCTGGCCATTGCCGGCCTGGCCATTCTCAAGCTGCTCAACCGTTTGCGCTTGTTCATGCCACACAGCGACAGTGAAGGCCGTATCTGGTGCCCTGACCGTTACCCGATGATTCTGACCACGGTATCTCAGCCTGTTCTGCCGCTGGCTCTGCTGGTGTCCGTATTCATCTTCCTTCGCGGCCACAACCTTCCCGGCGGTGGCTTCATCGCAGGCCTGATCACGGCGGTGGGCCTGATCCTGATCTACATGGCCCGAGGAGTCGACTGGACCCAGCAGCGCCTGGCATTCCCCTTTCAGCCGATCGCAATTCTGGGAGTCGGCATCGCCACACTGACGGGCTTTGGCAGTTGGTTGTTCGGCTATCCATTCCTGACTTCTTCCTATGACCATTTCCATATTCCATTGATCGGCGATCTGGAGCTGGCCACGGCGCTGCTGTTTGATCTGGGCGTCTATCTGGCGGTCGTAGGTGCCACCCTGATGATTCTCGCCAATCTCGGCAAGGTGACGACTTCCCACCGGCCGAGCAAAGACGATTCGACTCCCATTCCGAGTGGCTTGCACCGTACCGATATTAGCGACACAGCCAACCCGAACCCCGATGCCAAGGAGACCGTGTGA
- a CDS encoding lytic murein transglycosylase, producing the protein MLTRVMVPVLLIASLSGCQSSAAVPDSPAAPGQKEQAVNPANEASQATAPSAQFQSFEQWRDAFRQEALAAGISENTLQRAFDGVRFSSRVIELDGAQPEFVRPIWEYLDGAVSDSRVSLGRSKLADNNAAARSAEAEYGVPAEVVTAIWGIESSFGQNFGDFSTLDALATLAYEGRRRDWAHDELLAALKIIQAGDISPERMKGSWAGAMGHTQFIPSSFVTYAKDGDGDGHRDIWGSIPDVYASTANYLHQAGWRQGEPWGIEVKLPQGFDYSQTELSTRHSAQEWASLGVTALNGGRLPAFTEASVITPGGAQGPAFLVGPNFRAILRYNNATSYGLAVATLSDRIAGRPGVQGSWPRNEKPLSRSQIQEMQARLGALGYEVGTPDGILGPNTRKGLRAWQRDQGLVPDGFATLGVLERMNR; encoded by the coding sequence ATGCTGACACGTGTGATGGTTCCTGTTTTATTGATTGCTTCGCTTTCTGGCTGCCAGAGTTCGGCTGCCGTACCCGACTCTCCGGCAGCACCGGGACAGAAGGAGCAGGCAGTAAACCCAGCTAATGAAGCGTCCCAGGCCACTGCGCCGAGCGCTCAGTTCCAGAGCTTCGAACAATGGCGGGATGCATTCCGTCAAGAGGCGCTTGCAGCAGGTATCAGCGAGAACACCCTGCAGCGAGCCTTTGACGGAGTGCGCTTCAGTTCGCGGGTGATCGAGCTCGACGGGGCTCAGCCTGAGTTCGTGCGGCCGATCTGGGAATATCTCGATGGCGCAGTCTCCGATTCTCGGGTTTCCCTGGGCCGTAGCAAATTGGCGGACAATAATGCCGCAGCCCGGTCGGCCGAGGCAGAGTATGGCGTGCCTGCTGAAGTGGTCACGGCAATCTGGGGAATCGAGAGCAGCTTTGGCCAGAATTTTGGTGACTTCTCCACCCTTGATGCATTGGCAACACTGGCCTATGAAGGCCGGCGGCGGGATTGGGCTCATGATGAGCTGCTGGCCGCACTCAAGATCATTCAAGCCGGTGATATCTCTCCTGAACGCATGAAAGGATCCTGGGCCGGGGCCATGGGGCACACCCAGTTCATCCCTTCCAGTTTCGTCACCTATGCCAAGGATGGTGATGGCGATGGGCACCGTGACATCTGGGGCAGTATTCCTGATGTCTATGCATCGACAGCCAACTATTTGCATCAGGCTGGCTGGCGGCAGGGTGAACCTTGGGGGATCGAGGTCAAGCTGCCACAGGGGTTCGATTATTCCCAGACTGAGCTGAGTACCCGCCACTCTGCTCAAGAGTGGGCCAGTCTTGGCGTAACAGCGCTCAATGGAGGGCGTTTGCCGGCTTTTACTGAAGCCTCGGTGATCACCCCAGGAGGAGCTCAAGGTCCTGCGTTCCTGGTGGGGCCAAACTTCCGCGCTATCCTGCGTTACAACAATGCCACCAGCTATGGGCTTGCCGTTGCGACACTCAGCGATCGTATCGCCGGTCGCCCAGGGGTTCAGGGCAGTTGGCCCAGGAACGAGAAGCCGTTGAGTCGCTCCCAGATACAGGAAATGCAAGCCCGCCTTGGAGCGTTAGGGTATGAGGTAGGAACGCCGGATGGCATCCTTGGCCCCAACACACGTAAAGGCTTGCGGGCCTGGCAGCGTGACCAGGGTCTGGTGCCTGACGGTTTTGCGACCCTGGGCGTGTTGGAACGCATGAACCGTTAA
- a CDS encoding ATP-dependent zinc protease, protein MTFSTSPLKHAGRMASVLLAMSALFISAPSLADHDKEEQDVFGWVEKTTIEPWNIEVKAKLDSGALTSSLDARNIEEFKKGDVPWVRFDLELTDEETGEVFEKHLEKPVYRDMAVRGAGGRDPRLVVLMKICMGDTIHEEQFSLRDREDMIYPVLLGRRTIGELGLLNVNKTFITDPTCDEDSQVIEHHGEGEYGNVKEHLDDADENHDADEDHDAKSDDAESNRDDA, encoded by the coding sequence ATGACGTTTTCGACTTCCCCTCTCAAACACGCCGGTCGCATGGCGTCGGTGCTGTTGGCCATGTCGGCTTTGTTCATCTCTGCTCCTTCACTGGCGGATCACGACAAGGAAGAACAGGATGTGTTTGGTTGGGTGGAGAAAACCACCATTGAACCCTGGAATATAGAGGTCAAGGCCAAGCTCGATAGTGGCGCCCTGACATCTTCACTGGATGCGCGCAATATTGAAGAGTTCAAGAAAGGTGACGTGCCCTGGGTACGTTTCGATCTTGAGCTGACCGATGAAGAAACCGGTGAAGTGTTCGAGAAGCATCTGGAGAAGCCTGTCTATCGTGACATGGCAGTACGTGGGGCAGGTGGTCGTGATCCTCGCCTGGTGGTACTGATGAAGATTTGCATGGGCGATACCATCCATGAGGAACAGTTCAGCCTGCGGGACCGCGAGGACATGATCTATCCCGTGCTGCTGGGGCGGCGCACTATCGGTGAACTGGGGCTGCTCAATGTCAACAAGACTTTCATTACCGACCCGACCTGTGACGAAGATTCTCAAGTGATCGAACATCATGGCGAAGGTGAGTACGGTAACGTCAAGGAGCATCTTGACGATGCCGATGAAAACCACGATGCCGATGAAGATCACGATGCCAAGAGTGATGACGCAGAGAGCAACAGGGACGACGCGTGA
- a CDS encoding 16S rRNA (uracil(1498)-N(3))-methyltransferase, which produces MNLILLAQDDIVTSTRARVRDPRRLTHLRQVHRAKCGDIMTLGIENGLLGRGELLSLTDEEACFDISALDQAPPAPLPVHLVLALPRPRMLARSIEHATSLGVKRLTLLHSRRVEKSYWQSPELDPAKIHQHLVLGLEQARDTMMPTVETAKGFRPFVEDDLPELLKGRRGLLAHPGMPVACPRGIDDEAVLLIGPEGGFIDWEVEKMLEAGCEGIHLGERILRVETAVTALLARLF; this is translated from the coding sequence ATGAACCTGATTTTGCTCGCCCAAGATGACATTGTGACCTCGACCAGGGCTCGTGTCAGAGACCCTCGTCGGTTGACCCACCTTCGTCAGGTCCATCGCGCAAAATGCGGCGACATCATGACACTAGGAATCGAGAACGGACTCCTGGGGCGCGGAGAACTGCTGTCGCTGACAGATGAAGAGGCTTGCTTCGATATATCGGCACTGGACCAGGCGCCTCCGGCACCACTGCCGGTTCATCTCGTTCTGGCACTGCCCAGGCCGCGGATGCTGGCTAGAAGCATAGAACATGCCACATCCCTTGGGGTCAAACGACTCACGCTCCTGCATAGCCGACGAGTGGAAAAAAGCTACTGGCAGTCACCTGAGCTCGACCCTGCCAAGATTCACCAACACCTGGTACTGGGCCTGGAGCAAGCCAGGGACACCATGATGCCGACTGTCGAGACAGCCAAAGGCTTTCGGCCATTCGTCGAGGATGACCTGCCAGAGTTGCTCAAGGGGCGTCGAGGCTTGCTCGCTCATCCAGGAATGCCCGTGGCCTGTCCGAGAGGCATCGACGACGAAGCGGTGTTGTTGATTGGCCCCGAAGGGGGGTTCATCGACTGGGAGGTAGAAAAAATGCTGGAAGCCGGCTGCGAGGGCATTCACCTCGGCGAGCGCATCCTGAGAGTCGAGACAGCAGTCACGGCTCTGCTTGCCCGGCTGTTTTAA
- the phaR gene encoding polyhydroxyalkanoate synthesis repressor PhaR: protein MRVIRKYANRRLYDTEQSRYVTLEDLRSLILEEVPFRVEDAKSGEDLTRTILLSIIIEQEQADGEAEVFSNDLLEQLIRVYAMSQPLPLARYLEQGTRLMLEQQKRMQDQWQQAMRHSPMELMRELAEENMRFWQQTISQANPMSGSSSKDDEDKK from the coding sequence GTGCGTGTAATTCGCAAGTATGCCAATCGTCGGCTCTATGATACCGAACAGAGCCGTTACGTAACTCTCGAAGATCTGCGCAGTCTGATTCTCGAAGAGGTTCCCTTCCGTGTTGAAGATGCCAAGAGTGGTGAGGACCTGACACGAACCATCCTGCTGTCGATCATCATCGAGCAGGAACAGGCTGACGGTGAAGCCGAGGTGTTTTCCAATGATCTGCTGGAACAGCTGATTCGAGTTTACGCCATGTCTCAGCCCCTGCCTCTGGCGCGTTACCTGGAGCAAGGTACGCGGTTGATGCTGGAGCAGCAGAAACGCATGCAGGACCAGTGGCAGCAAGCCATGCGTCATTCGCCGATGGAACTGATGCGAGAGCTGGCGGAAGAGAACATGCGCTTCTGGCAGCAGACCATCAGTCAAGCCAATCCGATGTCTGGTTCTTCCAGCAAGGATGATGAAGACAAGAAGTGA
- the purD gene encoding phosphoribosylamine--glycine ligase: MKVLIIGGGGREHALAWKVAQSPLANEVFVAPGNAGTASEASLTNVDIDVLDLDGLVDFARSEAIDLTIVGPEAPLVAGVVDRFRNAGLDIFGPTQGAAQLEGSKAFTKDFLARHAIPTAEYQTFTAVEPALAYVAEKGAPIVIKADGLAAGKGVIVAETREDAEAAVRDMLEANAFGDAGARVVIEEFLEGEEASFIVMVDGEHIVPMATSQDHKRVGEGDTGPNTGGMGAYSPAPVVTSDVYQRIMDEVIEPTVRGMASEGHPYTGFLYAGLMITPDGQPKVIEYNCRFGDPETQPIMLRLESDLAELCQAGARGQLAGRDCHWSSQPAIGVVMAAQGYPGSYRKGDAIHGIEAAEALGCKVFHAGTMYQNGQLVTSGGRVLCVTALGDDVAKARELAYRGVEAISFEGAFCRGDIAHRAMSRKN; the protein is encoded by the coding sequence ATGAAGGTCTTGATCATTGGCGGCGGTGGCCGCGAACACGCCCTGGCCTGGAAGGTCGCCCAATCGCCCCTGGCCAACGAGGTATTTGTTGCTCCTGGCAATGCCGGTACCGCCAGCGAGGCTAGTCTGACCAATGTCGATATTGATGTGCTTGACCTCGATGGGCTGGTGGACTTTGCTCGAAGTGAAGCTATCGACCTGACCATCGTCGGGCCGGAGGCACCACTTGTGGCGGGCGTCGTCGACCGTTTCCGCAACGCTGGGTTGGATATCTTTGGCCCGACACAGGGTGCAGCTCAACTGGAAGGTTCCAAGGCCTTCACCAAGGACTTCCTTGCGCGCCATGCCATTCCCACGGCCGAGTACCAGACCTTTACTGCAGTGGAGCCGGCATTGGCCTATGTGGCAGAGAAGGGCGCTCCCATCGTGATCAAGGCTGATGGCCTGGCGGCTGGCAAAGGTGTCATCGTGGCAGAGACCCGCGAAGATGCTGAAGCGGCTGTTCGCGACATGCTGGAAGCCAACGCATTCGGCGATGCCGGTGCACGGGTGGTGATCGAGGAGTTCCTGGAAGGCGAGGAAGCCAGCTTCATCGTCATGGTCGATGGTGAGCACATCGTGCCGATGGCGACCAGTCAGGATCACAAGCGTGTTGGCGAGGGAGACACAGGGCCCAACACGGGCGGCATGGGAGCCTATTCTCCCGCGCCAGTGGTCACCAGTGATGTCTATCAGCGCATCATGGACGAAGTCATCGAACCTACCGTGCGCGGCATGGCTTCCGAGGGGCATCCCTATACAGGTTTCCTTTATGCGGGGCTGATGATCACCCCGGATGGTCAGCCGAAGGTCATTGAGTACAACTGCCGTTTTGGTGACCCTGAAACCCAGCCGATCATGCTGCGCCTGGAGAGTGACCTGGCGGAACTGTGCCAGGCAGGAGCTCGCGGCCAGTTGGCCGGGCGTGATTGCCACTGGAGCTCGCAGCCGGCAATTGGCGTAGTGATGGCGGCACAAGGTTATCCCGGAAGCTATCGTAAAGGCGATGCCATCCACGGCATTGAGGCTGCTGAAGCACTTGGCTGTAAAGTGTTCCATGCCGGCACCATGTACCAGAATGGACAATTGGTGACATCTGGCGGGCGTGTGCTTTGCGTTACTGCGCTGGGCGATGATGTGGCGAAAGCCCGAGAGCTTGCATATCGTGGTGTGGAGGCCATTTCTTTCGAAGGTGCTTTCTGTCGGGGCGATATTGCCCATCGTGCCATGTCACGGAAGAACTGA
- a CDS encoding acyl-CoA thioesterase, which produces MERVKLDFPEAAIVYRHPMTVRITDMNYGAHLGHDMVISLMHEARVAALAHCGLDERDLGGYPCVAADLAVQYQAEAHWPDALTVDIAIPEPGRKALAVFHRIRRDSDERVVATARVNLVLVEAEARRAVAVPDAVREALARAR; this is translated from the coding sequence ATGGAGCGAGTAAAGCTCGATTTCCCTGAGGCCGCCATCGTTTACCGTCATCCCATGACGGTGCGTATCACGGACATGAATTATGGCGCCCATCTGGGACATGATATGGTGATCTCATTGATGCATGAGGCCCGAGTGGCTGCTCTTGCTCATTGCGGGCTGGATGAGCGGGACCTGGGAGGATACCCCTGTGTTGCAGCAGATCTGGCAGTACAGTACCAAGCAGAGGCCCATTGGCCCGATGCGTTGACCGTGGATATCGCCATCCCGGAACCTGGTCGCAAGGCGCTGGCTGTTTTCCACCGTATTCGCCGCGACAGCGACGAGCGAGTGGTGGCGACGGCACGAGTCAACCTGGTGCTGGTTGAGGCTGAGGCCCGCCGTGCCGTTGCAGTACCGGATGCGGTGCGCGAGGCCTTGGCGAGGGCACGCTGA
- a CDS encoding phosphoribulokinase: protein MSREYPVIAVTGSSGAGTTTVKRTFERMFAREDVHAAFVDGDAFHRYTRQELARIFREEPERKDELSHFAVEANLLDRLSNLFQEYGDSGTGTYRHYIHAEDKKMIEAGYQVGTFTEWQPLPSGTDLLFYEGLHGGLVSSDIDIARHVDLLVGVAPTMNLEWIQKIDRDMHARGYTHEAVVDTILGRMDDYVRYILPQFSRAHINFQRVPTVDTSNPFEVQDIPTDAESFVVIRFRDPSTVDFPYLLAMIHDAFMSRPHTLVVPGARLPLAMELILGPLVQHLLAQRRFR, encoded by the coding sequence ATGTCACGCGAGTACCCTGTCATTGCGGTGACCGGTTCATCCGGAGCCGGAACCACTACCGTCAAGCGCACTTTTGAACGCATGTTTGCCCGTGAGGACGTGCATGCGGCTTTTGTCGATGGCGATGCCTTTCACCGCTATACGCGTCAGGAACTGGCGCGCATTTTTCGCGAAGAACCCGAGCGCAAGGACGAGCTGTCCCACTTTGCGGTAGAGGCCAACCTGCTCGACCGTCTCAGTAACCTGTTCCAGGAATATGGCGATAGCGGCACAGGCACCTATCGTCACTATATTCATGCCGAAGACAAGAAGATGATCGAGGCTGGCTACCAGGTCGGGACCTTTACTGAGTGGCAGCCGTTGCCGAGTGGCACCGATCTGCTGTTCTATGAAGGCCTGCATGGTGGCTTGGTAAGCAGTGATATCGATATTGCTCGACATGTGGATCTGCTGGTCGGGGTGGCGCCGACCATGAACCTGGAGTGGATCCAGAAAATCGATCGTGACATGCATGCCCGGGGCTATACCCACGAGGCCGTGGTCGACACCATACTGGGGCGCATGGACGACTATGTGCGCTACATCCTGCCGCAGTTTTCCCGCGCGCATATCAATTTCCAGCGGGTGCCTACGGTGGATACCTCCAACCCTTTCGAGGTTCAGGACATTCCCACTGATGCTGAATCCTTCGTCGTGATTCGCTTTCGTGATCCATCGACAGTGGACTTTCCTTATCTGCTGGCCATGATCCACGATGCCTTCATGAGTCGTCCCCATACCCTGGTGGTACCTGGGGCTCGCCTGCCACTGGCCATGGAGTTGATCCTTGGCCCACTGGTGCAGCACCTATTGGCCCAACGTCGATTTCGTTAG
- a CDS encoding histidine triad nucleotide-binding protein: protein MDCLFCKIINREIPADIVYEDDQVLAFNDIDPKAPTHMLVIPKKHIPTLNDITEEDLALVGRLPMTASRLAKEQGFAEDGFRVVMNCNEDGGQTVYHIHMHVMGGRRFTWPAG, encoded by the coding sequence ATGGATTGCCTTTTCTGCAAGATCATCAATCGCGAGATTCCCGCGGACATCGTCTATGAAGACGATCAGGTGTTGGCCTTCAATGATATAGATCCGAAGGCTCCGACCCACATGCTGGTCATTCCCAAGAAGCATATCCCCACCCTCAACGATATCACCGAGGAAGACCTGGCACTGGTGGGGCGCCTGCCCATGACGGCTTCCAGACTGGCCAAGGAACAAGGCTTTGCCGAAGATGGTTTTCGAGTCGTGATGAATTGCAATGAAGATGGTGGTCAGACGGTCTATCATATTCATATGCACGTGATGGGCGGTCGTCGCTTCACTTGGCCGGCTGGCTAG
- the coq7 gene encoding 2-polyprenyl-3-methyl-6-methoxy-1,4-benzoquinone monooxygenase encodes MPRILSRIDQAIHQFDNVLRTLVPGAAVASRPTPAGKEIEDGEMSAEERHHAAGLMRINHTGEVCAQALYQGQGLTAKLPEVRGQMEEAAQEEIDHLAWCEERLGELGSRSSVLNPLFYTASFGMGALAGAVGDRVSLGFVAATEEQVGKHLDKHLESLPAGDRRSRAVLAQMAIDEAHHAQQALEAGGARFPGPVKAGMTLMSKVMTKSVYRI; translated from the coding sequence ATGCCCCGTATCCTCAGCCGTATCGATCAGGCGATCCATCAATTCGACAATGTGCTGCGTACCTTGGTGCCTGGCGCTGCAGTGGCCTCGCGTCCGACTCCTGCAGGAAAAGAGATAGAGGACGGAGAAATGAGTGCCGAAGAGCGTCACCACGCCGCAGGGCTGATGCGCATCAATCATACCGGTGAGGTCTGCGCTCAGGCGTTGTATCAGGGGCAAGGGCTGACCGCTAAGCTGCCGGAAGTGCGTGGCCAGATGGAAGAGGCTGCGCAGGAGGAGATCGATCACCTGGCCTGGTGTGAAGAGCGCCTGGGAGAACTGGGATCGCGCTCCAGTGTACTCAATCCGCTGTTCTACACGGCATCCTTTGGCATGGGTGCATTGGCCGGAGCAGTGGGAGACCGTGTCAGTCTGGGGTTTGTCGCGGCGACCGAGGAACAGGTTGGCAAGCATCTGGACAAGCACCTGGAAAGCCTGCCTGCCGGGGATCGGCGTTCCCGTGCTGTACTGGCACAGATGGCCATCGATGAGGCGCATCACGCACAGCAGGCCCTGGAGGCGGGTGGTGCTCGTTTTCCTGGCCCCGTCAAGGCTGGCATGACACTGATGTCTAAGGTGATGACCAAGAGCGTTTATCGTATCTAG
- a CDS encoding OsmC family protein: protein MNVSVKWTDGRQFLAESGSGHSVVIDGPPDHGGRNTGPRPMEMLLMGLGACTSFDVLDILEKSRAPVEDCVASIEAERADAVPAVFTKIHVHFTVTGKGLKESQVKRAVELSADKYCSASIMLAKGGVDVTHSYTIVES from the coding sequence ATGAACGTCAGTGTGAAGTGGACCGATGGCCGTCAGTTCCTGGCCGAGTCCGGTAGCGGACACAGCGTGGTCATTGATGGCCCACCCGACCATGGTGGCCGTAACACAGGCCCGCGCCCAATGGAAATGCTGCTGATGGGCCTGGGAGCCTGCACCTCCTTCGACGTACTGGACATTCTGGAAAAGTCCCGTGCTCCAGTGGAAGATTGCGTGGCCAGCATCGAAGCAGAACGCGCCGATGCAGTACCAGCCGTGTTCACCAAGATCCACGTGCACTTCACCGTGACCGGCAAGGGGCTCAAGGAGAGCCAAGTTAAACGCGCAGTGGAGCTGTCGGCTGACAAGTACTGCAGTGCTTCCATCATGCTCGCCAAGGGTGGTGTCGACGTCACTCACTCGTACACTATCGTCGAAAGCTGA